Below is a window of Pseudomonas sp. B21-040 DNA.
AGTGTCGCTGGACGAGTTTATCGACAGCATCCTGGGGAGCGTCGATGAAGAACTGGAGTCGCCGCACATCGTGATAGACGTCCTGCTTCAAGGCCAGCTCGAACGCTTCACGCTCGACCCGCGCCTGACCGCTCGCGCAATTCAGAACCTGCTGCGCAATGCCATGCGCTATTGCGAAAAACGCATTCAAATTGGCGTTCAGGTCTGTACCAAGGGCTGTGAAATCTGGGTCGATGACGACGGCATCGGCATTCCTGATGACGAGCGCGAGCGGGTCTTTGAGCCGTTTTATCGACTGGACCGAAGTCGGGACCGGGCGACGGGCGGGTTCGGCCTGGGGCTGGCGATCAGCCGTCGGGCACTGGAAGCGCAGGGCGGCACACTGACCGTCGAACTGTCGCCGCTGGGTGGCGCGCGCTTTCGTTTGTGGTTGCCGACCCAATCCTGAATTTAGCAGCTGTCGAGCCCGCAAAGTTGCGTCTGCCGTAGCAGCTGTCGAGCCTGCGAGGCTGCGTCCGGCCGCGTAGCGGTCGTAAAACCTACACAAGCATTCTTTATGAAGCACCGCACCGTCTGATTTACGACTGCTTCGCAGTCGGACGCAGCCTCGCAGGCTCGACAGCTGCTACGGCGGACGCCGCCTCGCGGGCTCGGCAGCGGCTACAAAACTATGCGCCAAGCCGGGTTCGCAACACGGTGGCCATGCCCTCCAGCTCGGCTGCCGGGTTGTGTCCGATCAGCATCCAGGCATGCTCCATGTCCGCCCAATAAACCACGTTCATGTCGTGCCGGCGCTCATGGGCGAGGTGGCGACTGCCGCTGTTGGAGCGGGTGGCGCACAAGGCAATCGGGCCGTGCACCGGATCCAGGTACGTAATCTGCGCAATGGGCACGCCGTCATATTCGAGGATTTGCGCGCGCTTGAACTCGGACCTTGGCAGGACCAGTTGGGCCGGCGCCAGGTTCAGGCCCAGGCGCGTGTCGATGATGCGCAGTTGCGCACTTTGGCTGGCTTCATCGCTGGGCAGGTGCTCCAGCGTTTGCGGCACGTAAAGCGACATGTAGTCCGCCACCAGGCCGCGCCAATTGGTTTTTTCCTGACTCAATTGCCAGCCCAGGAACAAACGGTCCGCCACCACGCTGCTGAGCACCAACCCGGCAGCTGCCGCGAGAAACCAGCGACGATTCATCGACGGGCGTTCAGGGGAAGGCAAGGTGTCGAGCATCGACTGTAAGCGATCCAGGGGCGCCTGTTGGCCCAGTTCGGCATAGGCTTCCTTGAACGGCAGGCAGCTGCGGGCCAGCCATTGCAGGCGCAGGTTGAGCGTCGAATCCTCGGCGATGGCCGCGTCAATGCGACTGCGTTGCTCGATATCGAGTTGATCGTCGAGGTACGCCACCAGTTGCTCATCCGACGGTATGCCACGCTCGTTCATCGACGTTCTCCCGTGGAAGGGTTCGGTACCGCGTGCAGCGGCGGATACTCGGCCAGTTTCACCCGTGCCGCGGCCAGCCGGCTCATGACCGTGCCGATGGGCACTTGCAGCACCTCGGCGACTTCGCGATACGCCAAACCTTCGACATACGCCAGGTACACCGTTTCGCGTTGTGCTTCTGGCAACGCGTCGACACGCCGGATCACTTGAGCGGCGAGCACATGGGTTTGCGCCGCGTGTTCGCCGTCAAACGACAAGTGACTGTCGGCATCCACCAATCCCTGGCCCTGACGCACGCGCCGGTTGCGCACTTCGTTGAGCCAGATCGAGTGAAGAATGCTCAACAACCAGCGGTCCATACGCGTACCCGGGATAAACTGCCCGGCACGCTCAAGCGCCCGCACGCAAGTCGCCTGCACCAGGTCTTCGGCCACATGCCGTTGCCGGGACAGCAACAAGCCATAGCGCCACAAACGCGCCAAGTGCTGGCCCAGTTCGGCCCTGATTGCTTGATCGTTGGCGATGACGAACTCCGTCTATCTCGGTTGTCAGGTTTTCGATGAGTCGTTGATGGCTTCGGCCAGGTCCTGATACTCCTCACAGGTGTTGCCGCAAATCGATTTGATGTGCTGCAACTGTTCCTGGGCCAGGTCCAGTCGACCCTTGATCACGTACGCTTCGCCGAGGTACTCGCGCACTTTCGCATACTGCGGGTCAAGTTTGACCGATTGCAGGTAGTAACCGATGCCTTCGTCGGTGCGCCCCAGTTTACGCGTGGCGTAGCCCCGATAGTTCAAGGCGATGGCGGTGTTCGGCTCTTTCAGGGTGTCGAGCAGGGCCAAGGCTTCCTCGTAGCGTCCGTCCTTGGCCAGACGATAAGCGTAGCTGGTTCGGTCGGCGTCCGGCACGAGGTTGCTGGTTTGCTTGAGGCATTTTTGCGATCTGGAGTCGAACACCTGGCCTTTCGGGCAGTTGGGCCTGGCGGGTGCGTCTTCTTCGCCATGGGCCTGGGCGAGCGAACTGGTCAATGCTGCCGTCAGGCAACCGGCAAGCAGCAGCGGGGCGGTGAAAACAGCAAAACGCACGTTCATGGGCAAGGCTCCAGGGTTTGAATCACGATAATGTGGGGTGATGAATTGAAAACACCGCAGCGTGAACAATTATTCATTTCTTTCTGGAGAACATTGCAACGAAAGCTCAAACCTTGGCGCTATGCTCGACAGCATTCGTTGTCCACCGGGAGAACTGCCATGACAGACCACGTTCATCACGCGACGGCGGGCTATAAAACCAGCGCCGAAACCTATGTGCGCGGCCGCCCGGACTACCCGCCAGCGGTCGCTGACTGGCTGGCGGGTACGTTGGGCTTGAGCGCCGACAAAAGCGTGGTGGACCTGGGCGCCGGCACCGGCAAGTTCACCGGCCGGTTGCTGGCGACCGGAGCGCAGGTGATTGCCGTGGAACCGGTGGCGCAGATGCTGGAGAAGCTGTCCCAGGCCTATCCCGAAGTGCTGGCGGTCAACGGCACCGCTACGGATTTGCCGCTACCGGATGCGTGTGTGGACGTGGTGGTCTGCGCCCAGGCCTTTCACTGGTTCGCCAACGCCCGGGCGCTGACCGAAATAGCCCGGGTCCTGAAGTCGGGCGGCAAGCTGGGGCTGGTGTGGAACCTGCGCGATACCAAGGTCAGTTGGGTGCCGAAACTGGATGCGATCGTCAACGCGCTGGAAGGCGATACGCCGCGTTATTACACCGGCGCCTGGCGCCGGGCGTTTCCACATCCCGCGTTCGGGCCATTGCAGGTGCAGCACTTCAACCATGGACACACGGGGTCGCCTGAGGATGTGATCTTCAATCGGGTGCGCTCCACCAGTTTTATTGCGGCGTTGCCGCAGGCCCAGCGGGCGAAAGTGGATGAGCAGATTCGTGCGTTGATTGCTTCAGAGCCGCAATTGCGTGGACGAGAGGTGGTGACGGTTCCGTATGAGACGGCGGCGTTTGTGGTGGTGAAGGCCAGTTAAGCGGGCGGTGCGACGATTCGGCTTGCCCGCGATGAAGCCCACCCAGTCACTGGCGATCCAGAAGCCAGTCCCGCTTTTGGCCGAACCACTGCCTTACTGTCCACCCTGATGCCTTGTTATAGTCCGGGCCTCTTTTTTTTGCCCGGTAAAGGATCCCTGCCATGACTCAGTACACCGCGTTCACCGTCGAACTCGCCGACAACATCGCCCATGTGCAGATCAACCGCCCGGAAAAAATCAATTCGATGAACGCCGCGTTCTGGAGCGAAATCATCGAGATTTTCCAGTGGATCGACGACACCGATGAAGCGCGCGTCGTGGTCCTTAGCGGCGCCGGCAAGCATTTTTCCTCCGGTATCGACCTGATGATGCTGGCCGGCGTGGCCAATGAACTGGGCAAGGACGTCGGCCGCAACGCGCGCCTGCTGCGCCGCAAGATTCTCGCCCTGCAAGCCTCTTTCAATGCCGTCGATAATTGCCGCAAGCCGGTACTGGCGGCTATCCAGGGTTATTGCCTGGGCGGCGCAATTGATCTGATTGCCGCGTGTGACATGCGTTACGCCGCCGAAGACGCACAATTCTCGATCAAGGAAATCGACATCGGCATGGCCGCCGACGTTGGCACCTTGCAACGCTTGCCGCGCATCATCGGTGACGGCATGCTGCGTGAACTGGCTTACACTGGTCGCACTTTTGGCGCCGACGAAGCGCGTAACATAGGCCTGGTCAATCGCGTCTACAGCGACAACGCCAGCCTGTTGGATGGCGTGATGGGCATTGCCCGCGAGATCGCCGCAAAGTCGCCGATTGCCGTCACCGGCACCAAGGAAATGATCAGCTACATGCGCGACCATCGTATTGACGACGGCCTCGAATATGTCGCCACCTGGAACGCCGCCATGCTGCAATCCACCGACTTGCGCGTGGCGATGGCCGCCCATATGAGCAAACAGAAACCCGAATTTCTGGATTGATTAAAAATGACTTCACGCTGGACCACCGCAGTACTGGACACCGATCTACCCGGCGGCTGGGCTGTGGCCCGTAGCCCCGAAGGTTTTCTGTTCGATGACAATGGCGCGCTGTTCCCGCGTGAGTGGCTCAAGCGTCAGGACTTGTCGATTCTCGCCGAGCACGGCATTGGCCATCTCGACGGCGAGCCGGTCTATCTGCTGGAATTGCGCAGTCACAGCGACGTGCCGGGTTGCAACTGGAAAGGCCTGCGGGCGTTCATGCTGGAAGGCGATCACACGGTGTACAAGGTGCTCGGCTATGCCGCGCAAATTGGCACCTGGTATCGCGAGCATCGCTTCTGCGGCAACTGTGGGCAGGCGGCAACGCAGGTTCCGCGTGAGCGGGCGATGTATTGCGAGCCCTGTGATTTGCGCTATTACCCACGGATCTCGCCGAGCATGATCGTGCTGGTCACCCGTGGCGATGAAGTCTTGCTGGCCCGTTCGCCACGCTTTGTCAGCGGGGTCTACAGCACGTTGGCGGGGTTTGCCGAGCCGGGGGAGTCGGCAGAAGACTGCCTGATTCGCGAGGTGCGCGAAGAAGTGCGCATCGAGGTCAAGAACATCCAGTACCTGGGCAGCCAGTGCTGGCCGTTCCCGCACTCGATGATGCTCGGCTTCCATGCCGAGTACGCCGGTGGCGAGATTGTCTGTCAGGAGGACGAAATCGAAGACGCCCAGTGGTTCAATGTCCACGCGCTGCCGCCGTTGCCGGCGTCGCGCTCGATTGCCCGTTACCTGATCGATGTCTATGTGGCGCGGCGCTTAGGCCTCGCTGAACCAGTGCTGCCAGGCTAACCGCACGGTCAAGCCCAGTACCACGGTGATGAACACCGGCCGAATGAATTTCGCGCCGCCGCTGATGGCGGTGCGAGCACCAAAGAATGCGCCGACCATCACCGACAGGCCCATGCTCAGGCCGATGATCCAGTCCACCTGCCCGGAAAACACAAACACCGACAGCGCCGCAATGTTGCTGACGAAGTTCATGCTGCGCGCCACGCCGCTGGCCTTTACCAGGTCGATGGGGTACATCAGCAGACTGCTGACGGTCCAGAATGCACCTGTGCCTGGACCCGCCACGCCGTCGTAGAAACCGAGGCTGAAGCCTTGGGTCGATTGCCACTTTTTCTTGATCGGTGCATCGCTGTCCAACGGTGCTTTCGGTGTGCCGCCAAACAACAGGTACAGGCCGCAAGCGAACACGATCACCGGCAGCATTTTGTTCAGCCATTCGGCGGGCAAGTAATGCGCGACGATGGCGCCGGTCAATGCGCCGACCAGGGTGCCGACGATGGCATGCACCCACTGCCGGGGATGGAACAGCTTGCGCCGGTAGAAGGTGAAACTGGCGGTGGCCGAGCCGAACGTCGAACTCAACTTGTTGGTGCCCAGCACCAGGTGCGGTGGCAGGCCGGCGGTCAGCAGTGCCGGCGTGGTCAGCAGGCCGCCACCGCCGGCAATCGCGTCGATGAAGCCGGCAATGAAGGCAACGACGGCCAGAATGGCCAGGGTAGTGAGGTCAACGCTGAGTTCGAAAGGCATGGAGTCGGCTTATTCGGCGGGGTGCAGGAAAGGGCTGCGGGGAAGGGCCGGTATCTTACCCATATCCGGACTTAGCGGCGAGCCGTCAGGCCGCTTCGTTAGCAGGCGCTACAGCCACTAAAACTGTTGCTCAGCCAACAGCCCGCCGACAAACAGGATGTGGACTAACAGTAAAATCCCCCCGAATATCCCGACAAACCCGCGATTTCAGCCCTGGCACGCTTGCTGCTCTGTCCATGGGACATCCCTGAATCCCGAGGACACGCCAATGAGTCAGCAAGCCGTCAAATTTGCCTACTGGGTACCGAACGTCAGCGGCGGGCTGGTGGTCAGTAAAATCGAACAACGCACCCACTGGGGCATCGACTACAACCGCAAACTCGCGCAATTGGCCGAGTCAGCCGGGTTCGAATACGCGCTCACCCAGATTCGCTTTACTGCCGGTTACGGCGCCGAATACCAGCATGAGTCGGTCGCCTTCAGCCATGCGCTGCTCGCGGCCACCACCACATTGAAAGTGATCGCTGCAATCCTGCCAGGTCCCTGGCAACCGGCGCTGGCGGCCAAGCAGTTGGCCACAATCGATCAACTGACCCATGGGCGAGTCGCGGTGAACATCGTCAGCGGTTGGTTCAAAGGTGAGTTTCAAGCGATAGGCGAACACTGGCTGGAGCACGATGAGCGTTATCGCCGTTCCGAAGAGTTCATCCGCTCGCTCAAGGGCATCTGGAGCCAGGACAATTTCACCTTTCGCGGGGATTTCTACCGTTTCGACAACTACAGCCTCAAACCCAAGCCCTTGGGCCAACCGGAAATCTTCCAGGGCGGCAGTTCTCGCGCGGCGCGAGACATGGCTGCGCGGGTCTCGGACTGGTACTTCACCAACGGTAATACGCCGGAAGGCATCAAGGCCCAAGTAGACGATATCCGGGCCAAAGCCACCGCCAACCACCATTCGGTAAAAATCGGAGTCAATGCGTTTGTCATCGCCCGGGACACGGAAGAAGAAGCGCGAGCAGTGCTGGCGCAGATCATCGATCAGGCTGATCCAGACGCGGTGAACGCCTTTGGCGATGCGGCGAAACAAGCGGGCAGGGCATCGCCGGAAGGCGAGGGCAATTGGGCGAAGTCGACGTTCGAGGATCTGGTGCAGTACAACGATGGCTTCAAGACCAATCTGATCGGCACACCGCAGCAGATTGCCGAGCGGATTGTGGCATTGAAGGCGGTCGGGGTGGATCTTGTGCTGGCGGCGTTTCTACATTTTCAGGAAGAGGTGGAATATTTCGGCCAGCGCGTGTTGCCGTTGGTGCGCGAGCTAGAAGCCAAGGCCCAATCCAGGCCAGCCACCGCAGCCGCATAATTCCCCCTGTAGGAGCCGGGCTTGCCCGCGATGGCGGCATCACATTCAACACTTCAGTTGCTTGTGACATCGCCATCGCGGGCAAGCCCGGCTCCTACAGTTGGATTTAGGTGAACTTAAAGGCCGAGGTCCGACAACCCCGGGTGATCATCCGGCCGACGCCCCAGCGGCCAGTGGAATTTGCGGTCGCTTTCCTTTATCGGCAGGTCGTTGATGCAGGCGAACCGGTTAGCCATCAAACCGTTCTCATCGAACTCCCAGTTTTCGTTGCCGTAGGAACGGAACCAGTTGCCCGAGTCGTCGTGCCATTCATAGGCGTAACGGACGGCGATGCGGTTGCCGGTGAAGGCCCAGAGTTCCTTGATCAGGCGATAATCCAGTTCCTTGGCCCATTTGCGGGTCAGGAAACCCTTGGCTTCTTCACGGTTGTAGGCGAACTCGGCGCGGTTACGCCATTTGGTGTCCAGCGTATAGGCCAGCGACACCCGTTCCGGATCGCGTGAGTTCCAGCCGTCTTCGGCCAGGCGAACTTTTTCGATGGCTGATTCACGGGTAAAGGGCGGCAATGGCGGACGAACTTCTGCGTTAGACATTTAATGTCTCCCAGTAAAAGTAAAGTTAAACCAAGTTGTCAGGCTTATATAAAGTGGTTACAGGTCCAATAACTTTCGCGCCATGCATTGCGCATTATCGGCGGCACTGTGATCACCCATCACAAGCGCTACGGTAATGGCACCGTCGATCAGGATCAGCAGCTGTTTGGCCAGTGTTTCCGCGTCGGCAGCGCCATGTTCGGTACAGAGCTCGCGCACGTAGTCGAGCAGCTTCTGTTTATGTTCTTTGGCAACCAGGCGAACCGGGTCTTGCGGGTCGCCGGTTTCACCACTGGTGTTAATGAAAGCGCAGCCACGGAAGCCTTCCGAGGCGAACCAGGCCTTGAGCACGGTAAACAGGTTCAGCAACCGGTCTGCCGGGGTCTCGGCCATGCCGACTTCCGTCCGGTACCAGTGCATCCAGCGCACGTCGCGCCGTTGCAGGGCCGCAACGGTCAGCTCCTCCTTGTTGGTGAAGTAGCGGTAAATACTTTTTCTGGAGACGCCGGCGGTTTTCACCAGAAGATCCATGCCAGTGGCAGCGATACCACTTTTGTAGATCAACTTTTCGGTGACATCCAGAATGATGTCGCGTGTGTCGTTGCTGGTTATTTTGTTCATGTGCTGAACAGTAGAACGATCATTCTTCATGGTCAACAAAAAATTTTACGCCTGTTTAAAGATCGTTCCCACGCTCTGCGTGAGAATGCATCCGGTGACGCTCCGCGTCGCATTTAGAAGCGAACGCGGAGCCATTCCCACCCAGAGCGCGGGAGCGAACTGAGGCGGCATTACAGACCGTAACAAGACCCAAACTGATCCATGGTGTAAGCTCTGTGACTATTCGGAATTGACCCATTGCGAGCCCTATGCCGTCGCTTTTCAAACGCTCTCTGCTGCCCAAACTGCGCAGTTTTCCGCTGACCGCCGATGCCGTCACCATCCTGTCTGGCGCTGCCGGGTTTCGTCGCTGCCTGCTGGAGAAAATCGCCCAAGCGACCCGGCGCATCTATATCGTTGCGCTGTATCTGCAACAAGATGAAGCGGGCCAGGAAATCCTCGATGCCTTGCACGCCGCCAAACTGGCGCGTCCGGAACTGGACGTGGTCGTGGTGGTTGACTGGTTGCGCGCCCAACGCGGTTTGATTGGTGCCGGCAAGCAACCGGGCAACTCGGCCTGGTATCAGGAAGCGACGCGTACCCACGCAAGTGAAGTGCCGGTGTATGGCGTGCCGGTGCAGACGCGTGAGCTGTTCGGCGTGCTGCATTTGAAGGGCTTTGTGATCGATGACTGTGTGATTTATAGCGGTGCGAGCCTGAACAACGTGTACCTGCACAAGTTCGACAAATACCGCTTTGACCGTTATCACGTACTGGAAAACCAGGCGCTGGCCAATTCGATGCAACACCTTGTCCAGCACGGTTTCATCGCTTCCAAGGCCGTGCATCGCCTCGATTTGCCGAACCTGCCGACCACTCGCAGCCTGCGCCACGATATCGGTGACTTGCGCAGCCGCCTCAAGCATGCCGCGTACGACACCACGGCGGGCACCACGGAAAAAGGTGGTTTATCCGTCAGTCCGTTACTCGGTGTAGGCAAGAACAATCCATTGAATCGGGTGATTTGCGAGTTGATCGCCAGCGCCCAGCACCAACTGACCATCTGCACGCCGTACTTCAACCTGCCACTGGCGGTGACTCGGGAAATAAACCGGGCGCTGGGCCGGGGCGTGAAGATCGATATTGTGGTCGGTGACAAGACCGCCAACGACTTCTACATTCCGCCGAGTGAGCCGTTCAAGGTGATCGCCGCGTTGCCGTATCTCTACGAGATCAGCCTGCGACGCTTTGCCAAAAAGCATCAGCACAGTATCGACAGCGGCAAATTGAACTTGCATTTGTGGCGTGATGGCGACAACACCTATCACCTCAAAGGCATGTGGATCGACCAGCGCTACACCTTGCTGACCGGCAACAACCTCAACCCGCGGGCGTTCCGTCTTGACCTGGAAAACGCACTGCTGATCGATGACCCGAAAGGCGAATTGCTTGAGTCGCGCGCTGGCGAACTGGTGCAGATTTTCCAGAATACCCAGCGAATCGAGCGATACCAGGACCTTGAAACGCTGCTGGATTACCCGCCGGCGGTGGCCAAGTTTCTCACCCGCGTCAGTCGGGTGCGGATCGAGCGTCTGCTGTATCGCATTTTGTAAGCTCCAGTTCGCGGGGCTTTGGCCACAAAGCCACCAACAGCAGTAACGCCGCGGCCACCAGATAGGGCAGGCGGGGTTCGAGGTCGTAAATCAGAGTGGCCGCCAACGGCCCGATCACCACGCCGAACCCTTGTGCCGCGCCGATGGTGCCCGCCGTCGCGCCTTGCTCCGAGGCCTCGACCGCATTGGCGGCCAACGCGGCAAAAGACGGGAAGATCAAGCCCATCCCGCCCGCCGACACGAAAAAGCACAGCCACAACCCCCACGCCGTATTCGCGAGGATGCTGCCGGCAAATCCTGCTGATGCCACCAGCGCCCCGGCGCGGATCAACCGCAATGGCGGCCAATCGAGTCTGCGCACCACCAATTGCGCACAGATCAACGCGAAACCGACCATGGTCAGGGCGATGCCTGCTGTTTGCGCGGCGTCGGCCGGGCTCATGCCGAGGCGGTCGAGGGCGAAAAAACCGACGGTGATCTGCGCAATCGACACACACAGCATCGCGACAAACGCGACAGCCATGGGACGGCGCAGGCGTGGATCGTTCAGGTGTACCTTGCGCGGCGCCTGGCGCAGGTGCAGTTCTTGCCCTTTGAGCTTGAAGTGCAACACCAGAAAAGCCAGCAGCGGCAGGACGGCCATGGCGTAGAACGGCAGGCTCAAACTGAAGCGTGACAGCAATGCGGCGATGGCCGGGCCGATTACAAGGCCGCACGCATTGGCGGCACCCAAGGCGGCCATGGCTTTAGCGCGGTGTTGCGGTTCGATGTTGTCGGCGATCAGCGCGTTGCCACCCACCGGAATCGCCGCATAGAACACACCGATCAAACCGCGCCCGATCATCACGCCGATGAACCCCAGCAGCGCCGAGGGTAGAAATCGCAACGAAGCATCGATGAACAGGCACAAGGCCCAATAGGCGAGGGTGAAGCCAGCGGTGGCGATCAGCAATATTCGTCGTCGACCATAGCGGTCACTGGCCTGGCCCCAAGGGCGGGCGAGCAGCATCCAGATCACCCCGGACACCGTCACCGCCGCACCAGCCTGCCAGGTGGCCAGGCCCAGCACGCGGGCAATCG
It encodes the following:
- a CDS encoding anti-sigma factor codes for the protein MNERGIPSDEQLVAYLDDQLDIEQRSRIDAAIAEDSTLNLRLQWLARSCLPFKEAYAELGQQAPLDRLQSMLDTLPSPERPSMNRRWFLAAAAGLVLSSVVADRLFLGWQLSQEKTNWRGLVADYMSLYVPQTLEHLPSDEASQSAQLRIIDTRLGLNLAPAQLVLPRSEFKRAQILEYDGVPIAQITYLDPVHGPIALCATRSNSGSRHLAHERRHDMNVVYWADMEHAWMLIGHNPAAELEGMATVLRTRLGA
- a CDS encoding sigma-70 family RNA polymerase sigma factor, with amino-acid sequence MARLWRYGLLLSRQRHVAEDLVQATCVRALERAGQFIPGTRMDRWLLSILHSIWLNEVRNRRVRQGQGLVDADSHLSFDGEHAAQTHVLAAQVIRRVDALPEAQRETVYLAYVEGLAYREVAEVLQVPIGTVMSRLAAARVKLAEYPPLHAVPNPSTGERR
- a CDS encoding tetratricopeptide repeat protein yields the protein MNVRFAVFTAPLLLAGCLTAALTSSLAQAHGEEDAPARPNCPKGQVFDSRSQKCLKQTSNLVPDADRTSYAYRLAKDGRYEEALALLDTLKEPNTAIALNYRGYATRKLGRTDEGIGYYLQSVKLDPQYAKVREYLGEAYVIKGRLDLAQEQLQHIKSICGNTCEEYQDLAEAINDSSKT
- a CDS encoding class I SAM-dependent methyltransferase, whose protein sequence is MTDHVHHATAGYKTSAETYVRGRPDYPPAVADWLAGTLGLSADKSVVDLGAGTGKFTGRLLATGAQVIAVEPVAQMLEKLSQAYPEVLAVNGTATDLPLPDACVDVVVCAQAFHWFANARALTEIARVLKSGGKLGLVWNLRDTKVSWVPKLDAIVNALEGDTPRYYTGAWRRAFPHPAFGPLQVQHFNHGHTGSPEDVIFNRVRSTSFIAALPQAQRAKVDEQIRALIASEPQLRGREVVTVPYETAAFVVVKAS
- a CDS encoding crotonase/enoyl-CoA hydratase family protein; amino-acid sequence: MTQYTAFTVELADNIAHVQINRPEKINSMNAAFWSEIIEIFQWIDDTDEARVVVLSGAGKHFSSGIDLMMLAGVANELGKDVGRNARLLRRKILALQASFNAVDNCRKPVLAAIQGYCLGGAIDLIAACDMRYAAEDAQFSIKEIDIGMAADVGTLQRLPRIIGDGMLRELAYTGRTFGADEARNIGLVNRVYSDNASLLDGVMGIAREIAAKSPIAVTGTKEMISYMRDHRIDDGLEYVATWNAAMLQSTDLRVAMAAHMSKQKPEFLD
- the nudC gene encoding NAD(+) diphosphatase, producing the protein MTSRWTTAVLDTDLPGGWAVARSPEGFLFDDNGALFPREWLKRQDLSILAEHGIGHLDGEPVYLLELRSHSDVPGCNWKGLRAFMLEGDHTVYKVLGYAAQIGTWYREHRFCGNCGQAATQVPRERAMYCEPCDLRYYPRISPSMIVLVTRGDEVLLARSPRFVSGVYSTLAGFAEPGESAEDCLIREVREEVRIEVKNIQYLGSQCWPFPHSMMLGFHAEYAGGEIVCQEDEIEDAQWFNVHALPPLPASRSIARYLIDVYVARRLGLAEPVLPG
- a CDS encoding TSUP family transporter translates to MPFELSVDLTTLAILAVVAFIAGFIDAIAGGGGLLTTPALLTAGLPPHLVLGTNKLSSTFGSATASFTFYRRKLFHPRQWVHAIVGTLVGALTGAIVAHYLPAEWLNKMLPVIVFACGLYLLFGGTPKAPLDSDAPIKKKWQSTQGFSLGFYDGVAGPGTGAFWTVSSLLMYPIDLVKASGVARSMNFVSNIAALSVFVFSGQVDWIIGLSMGLSVMVGAFFGARTAISGGAKFIRPVFITVVLGLTVRLAWQHWFSEA
- the sfnG gene encoding dimethylsulfone monooxygenase SfnG; the protein is MSQQAVKFAYWVPNVSGGLVVSKIEQRTHWGIDYNRKLAQLAESAGFEYALTQIRFTAGYGAEYQHESVAFSHALLAATTTLKVIAAILPGPWQPALAAKQLATIDQLTHGRVAVNIVSGWFKGEFQAIGEHWLEHDERYRRSEEFIRSLKGIWSQDNFTFRGDFYRFDNYSLKPKPLGQPEIFQGGSSRAARDMAARVSDWYFTNGNTPEGIKAQVDDIRAKATANHHSVKIGVNAFVIARDTEEEARAVLAQIIDQADPDAVNAFGDAAKQAGRASPEGEGNWAKSTFEDLVQYNDGFKTNLIGTPQQIAERIVALKAVGVDLVLAAFLHFQEEVEYFGQRVLPLVRELEAKAQSRPATAAA
- a CDS encoding nuclear transport factor 2 family protein → MSNAEVRPPLPPFTRESAIEKVRLAEDGWNSRDPERVSLAYTLDTKWRNRAEFAYNREEAKGFLTRKWAKELDYRLIKELWAFTGNRIAVRYAYEWHDDSGNWFRSYGNENWEFDENGLMANRFACINDLPIKESDRKFHWPLGRRPDDHPGLSDLGL
- a CDS encoding TetR/AcrR family transcriptional regulator, producing MNKITSNDTRDIILDVTEKLIYKSGIAATGMDLLVKTAGVSRKSIYRYFTNKEELTVAALQRRDVRWMHWYRTEVGMAETPADRLLNLFTVLKAWFASEGFRGCAFINTSGETGDPQDPVRLVAKEHKQKLLDYVRELCTEHGAADAETLAKQLLILIDGAITVALVMGDHSAADNAQCMARKLLDL
- the pssA gene encoding CDP-diacylglycerol--serine O-phosphatidyltransferase, with translation MPSLFKRSLLPKLRSFPLTADAVTILSGAAGFRRCLLEKIAQATRRIYIVALYLQQDEAGQEILDALHAAKLARPELDVVVVVDWLRAQRGLIGAGKQPGNSAWYQEATRTHASEVPVYGVPVQTRELFGVLHLKGFVIDDCVIYSGASLNNVYLHKFDKYRFDRYHVLENQALANSMQHLVQHGFIASKAVHRLDLPNLPTTRSLRHDIGDLRSRLKHAAYDTTAGTTEKGGLSVSPLLGVGKNNPLNRVICELIASAQHQLTICTPYFNLPLAVTREINRALGRGVKIDIVVGDKTANDFYIPPSEPFKVIAALPYLYEISLRRFAKKHQHSIDSGKLNLHLWRDGDNTYHLKGMWIDQRYTLLTGNNLNPRAFRLDLENALLIDDPKGELLESRAGELVQIFQNTQRIERYQDLETLLDYPPAVAKFLTRVSRVRIERLLYRIL
- a CDS encoding MFS transporter, with protein sequence MTTPAFDLRPLMVANMACSMSMMAFVSLIGPIARVLGLATWQAGAAVTVSGVIWMLLARPWGQASDRYGRRRILLIATAGFTLAYWALCLFIDASLRFLPSALLGFIGVMIGRGLIGVFYAAIPVGGNALIADNIEPQHRAKAMAALGAANACGLVIGPAIAALLSRFSLSLPFYAMAVLPLLAFLVLHFKLKGQELHLRQAPRKVHLNDPRLRRPMAVAFVAMLCVSIAQITVGFFALDRLGMSPADAAQTAGIALTMVGFALICAQLVVRRLDWPPLRLIRAGALVASAGFAGSILANTAWGLWLCFFVSAGGMGLIFPSFAALAANAVEASEQGATAGTIGAAQGFGVVIGPLAATLIYDLEPRLPYLVAAALLLLVALWPKPRELELTKCDTADARSAPD